In Miscanthus floridulus cultivar M001 chromosome 5, ASM1932011v1, whole genome shotgun sequence, one genomic interval encodes:
- the LOC136455565 gene encoding protein ALP1-like, with translation MFLHIVGHNERFRVVDLTFRRSVEIISRFFQKDCIGVIDGTHVLARVPVKMQAAFRDRKHTITQNILATVDFDLRFTYVLTGWEASTHDALILSDALERADGLRVPPGKFYLVDAGYAVRPGFLPPFRATRYHLREFGSNQPQNQRELFNLRHSSLRVTVERAFGALKNRFRILDNKPFHPYKTQEMDNMPDQVVNIGGEDNVVEQGGDHPADAKFLNTLIENYVQMEAIFGGN, from the exons ATGTTCTTGCATATTGTTGGTCACAATGAGAGGTTTAGGGTGGTTGACCTCACCTTCAGGAGGTCCGTAGAGATAATTAGTAGGTTCTTCCAGAAG GACTGCATAGGAGTAATTGATGGTACTCATGTATTAGCTAGAGTGCCTGTGAAGATGCAAGCTGCCTTTAGAGACAGGAAGCACACCATCACACAAAATATATTGGCAACCGTGGACTTTGACCTCAGATTCACCTATGTGCTTACTGGTTGGGAGGCATCTACACATGATGCTCTTATCTTGTCTGATGCTCTTGAAAGAGCTGATGGCCTTAGAGTGCCACCAG GCAAATTCTATCTTGTCGATGCTGGCTATGCAGTGAGGCCTGGTTTCTTGCCACCATTTCGTGCCACAAGGTACCATTTGAGGGAGTTTGGTTCAAACCAacctcaaaatcaaagagagCTTTTTAATCTAAGGCATTCGTCTCTTAGAGTAACAGTTGAGAGGGCTTTCGGGGCTCTAAAGAATAGATTCAGGATATTGGACAACAAGCCTTTCCACCCATATAAGACCCAA GAAATGGACAATATGCCTGACCAGGTTGTTAACATTGGTGGTGAGGACAATGTGGTGGAACAGGGTGGG GACCATCCTGCTGATGCTAAGTTCTTGAACACACTAATAGAGAACTATGTTCAGATGGAGGCCATCTTTGGTGGTAACTAG